The Lewinellaceae bacterium nucleotide sequence GGCTTTCAGGAACGTTCCAAGTTCTTCCTCTAATTTTCCAACGTAAATATTGTAGCTCCCCAGTTGAATGATTTCCATTGAGATCAAATATTTTCAAATACCTCTTGCCGAATCCAGCCGATTTCGCCGTTGGGCAATTGTACTTTATGCCAGTCTCCGATTATATCTATCAGTTTTATTTTTGTTCCCGCCGGTATTTCGGTTAAATCCTGGTCTGATTCGGGGGCCGACTTCAGTGCTGTTCCTGACTGCAAAACGATGGCCGATTCATGCTGAGCGGCCATTTTCACCCGGCTGCTCGCCAGCAAAAAAGGCAAAATACAAACCGACAGAAAAAAGATTCCCAGGAAAAAGCCGAGTTTTCTGTTCCCTCGTTTTTTTCCTAGCAGCCAGACGATGCCGCCCGCCATTCCGGCCCATAATAAAAAGAGCCCCAAAATGCTCCAGCCAGTGGAAGGAATAAAATCGGCCAGGGTGCGCCACCAGTTGTTTAGAAAATATTCAGGAACTTCCTCTAAAGGTCTGATGATCCGTCCGTTGGCCAGGGACAGGTTGTATTGATAATCCTCATTGCGTGGATTTAATTTCAGTGCCTTTTCAAAAAAGAGAATGGCCTCCGGTATTTTGTTTAGGCGGTAATAGGTATTTCCCAGGTTGTAATAAAGTGCTGCAGTCTGATACCCTTCTTCTACGAGACCGGCATACAGGTCGGCAGCTTCCTGGTAATTCTCTTCGATATAAGCGTTATTGGCACGCTCAAACTTTTCTTCAACTTCCCGAGGCATTGCCAACACGGGAAAAAAA carries:
- a CDS encoding tetratricopeptide repeat protein, which gives rise to MLFFLFLFFPVLAMPREVEEKFERANNAYIEENYQEAADLYAGLVEEGYQTAALYYNLGNTYYRLNKIPEAILFFEKALKLNPRNEDYQYNLSLANGRIIRPLEEVPEYFLNNWWRTLADFIPSTGWSILGLFLLWAGMAGGIVWLLGKKRGNRKLGFFLGIFFLSVCILPFLLASSRVKMAAQHESAIVLQSGTALKSAPESDQDLTEIPAGTKIKLIDIIGDWHKVQLPNGEIGWIRQEVFENI